A single Candidatus Krumholzibacteriota bacterium DNA region contains:
- a CDS encoding type IV pilus twitching motility protein PilT — translation MLNLRDLLQEMIDKKASDLHLTAGVPPMLRVDGLLAKTTHPVMTPEVCKQIAYSVLTEEQQKRFENEKELDFSFGVQGLSRFRANVFQQRGVTSVAIRQIPYEILEFKTLGLPPVVETFAEKQKGLLLVTGPTGSGKSTTLASLIDKINCERFGHVITIEDPIEYIHQHKKCIVNQREVRADTETFARALKYVLRQDPDVILIGEMRDLETMQAALTIAETGHLALATLHTNSTFESINRIVDNFPPTQQAQVRAQLAFVLEGVVTQQLVPHISGRGRVLVSEVMVCTPGIRATIRDDKIHQIYGLMQAGQKYGMQTMNQSLFNAYVNRQISMDEAVRRSSDPIELQQMMGDRAGTRDFQHSRK, via the coding sequence ATGTTGAATCTGAGAGATCTGCTCCAGGAGATGATCGACAAGAAGGCGAGCGATCTGCATCTCACCGCCGGCGTGCCGCCGATGCTGCGCGTCGACGGTCTCCTCGCCAAGACGACGCACCCGGTCATGACGCCGGAGGTCTGCAAGCAGATCGCCTACAGCGTTCTCACCGAGGAGCAGCAGAAACGTTTCGAGAACGAGAAGGAGCTCGATTTCTCCTTCGGCGTGCAGGGGCTCTCTCGTTTCCGCGCGAACGTCTTCCAGCAGCGGGGCGTGACGAGCGTCGCGATACGGCAGATCCCCTACGAGATCCTCGAATTCAAGACGCTCGGCCTTCCTCCCGTCGTGGAGACGTTCGCCGAGAAGCAGAAGGGGCTCCTCCTCGTCACGGGGCCGACGGGCAGCGGCAAGTCGACGACCCTCGCTTCCCTGATCGACAAGATCAACTGCGAGCGCTTCGGCCACGTGATCACCATCGAGGACCCGATCGAATACATCCACCAGCACAAGAAGTGCATCGTGAACCAGCGCGAGGTGCGGGCCGACACCGAAACCTTCGCGCGGGCGCTCAAGTACGTCCTCCGGCAGGATCCCGACGTGATCCTGATCGGCGAGATGCGCGATCTCGAGACGATGCAGGCGGCGCTCACGATCGCCGAGACGGGGCATCTCGCCCTCGCCACCCTGCATACCAACTCGACCTTCGAGTCGATCAACCGCATCGTCGACAACTTCCCGCCGACGCAGCAGGCGCAGGTGCGCGCGCAACTCGCCTTCGTCCTCGAGGGCGTCGTCACGCAGCAGCTCGTTCCGCACATCTCCGGGCGCGGGCGCGTGCTCGTCTCGGAGGTGATGGTCTGCACGCCGGGTATCCGCGCGACGATCCGCGACGACAAGATCCACCAGATCTACGGACTGATGCAGGCCGGGCAGAAGTACGGGATGCAGACGATGAACCAGTCGCTCTTCAACGCGTACGTCAATCGCCAGATATCGATGGACGAGGCGGTCAGGCGGAGCTCCGACCCGATCGAACTCCAGCAGATGATGGGGGATCGCGCCGGCACGCGCGATTTCCAGCACAGCCGCAAATAG
- a CDS encoding imidazolonepropionase, with protein sequence MPESVDLLLHGAGQLVTCRASRPGPKRGGALADPGLVSDGAIAVTGGRILAVGTAGDVRDAIRGMTVLREIDAGGRVVMPGWVDPHTHAVFTTYRADEYEARIRGDTYLEIEKRGGGIKRTVGGVRAMDEATLFELSRRRLLKMLAQGVTTIEIKSGYGLDLENEMKMLRVIARLGAETPLDVVGTFMGAHQKPAEAGDEYVRLLVEDLIPAAAASGLAEFNDVFCEEGVFDVEETRRILEAGMTHGLRGKVHADEIVALGGTELAAALGAVSAEHLTKITSTGIAALAASRTIAVLLPATTFGLGSRDYAPARDLVEAGAAVALATDYNPGSNPSCSMPLAVAIACSQMRMLPGEAINAATYNAACAIGRESETGSLEAGKKADMVIYDVEDFREIPARPGTDHAAVVLKDGAVAAERPGYEEKSEVGL encoded by the coding sequence TTGCCCGAGTCCGTCGATCTGCTGCTTCACGGCGCCGGCCAGCTGGTCACCTGCCGGGCGTCCAGGCCGGGGCCGAAGCGCGGCGGTGCGCTGGCCGATCCGGGGCTGGTGTCCGATGGCGCGATCGCTGTCACCGGCGGCAGAATTCTGGCCGTCGGAACGGCCGGGGACGTCCGGGACGCGATCCGCGGCATGACCGTCCTGCGCGAGATCGACGCCGGCGGCCGCGTCGTGATGCCGGGCTGGGTGGATCCCCACACCCACGCCGTCTTTACGACCTACCGCGCCGACGAGTACGAGGCCAGGATCCGCGGCGACACCTACCTCGAGATCGAGAAACGCGGCGGCGGGATCAAGCGGACCGTCGGCGGCGTGCGCGCCATGGACGAGGCGACGCTCTTCGAGCTCTCGCGGCGCCGTCTCCTGAAGATGCTCGCGCAGGGCGTCACGACGATCGAGATCAAGAGCGGCTACGGGCTCGATCTCGAGAACGAGATGAAGATGCTCCGCGTCATCGCGCGACTCGGTGCCGAGACGCCCCTCGACGTCGTCGGGACCTTCATGGGAGCGCACCAGAAGCCGGCCGAAGCCGGCGACGAATACGTCCGCCTCCTCGTCGAGGATCTGATACCGGCGGCGGCCGCGAGCGGCCTCGCCGAATTCAACGACGTCTTCTGCGAGGAGGGGGTCTTCGACGTCGAGGAGACGCGCCGGATACTCGAGGCGGGAATGACCCACGGCCTGCGGGGAAAGGTGCACGCCGACGAGATCGTCGCGCTCGGCGGCACCGAGCTCGCCGCGGCCCTCGGCGCCGTCTCCGCCGAACACCTGACGAAGATCACATCGACGGGGATCGCCGCGCTCGCCGCGAGCCGGACGATCGCCGTTCTGCTTCCCGCGACGACCTTCGGCCTCGGGTCGCGCGACTACGCGCCGGCCCGCGACCTCGTCGAGGCGGGAGCGGCCGTCGCGCTGGCGACCGACTACAACCCGGGGAGCAATCCCTCGTGCTCGATGCCCCTCGCCGTGGCGATCGCCTGCTCGCAGATGCGGATGCTCCCGGGAGAGGCGATAAACGCCGCCACCTACAACGCGGCGTGCGCGATCGGGAGGGAATCGGAAACGGGGTCTTTGGAAGCCGGCAAGAAAGCCGACATGGTGATATACGACGTGGAGGATTTCCGCGAGATCCCCGCGCGTCCCGGAACCGATCACGCGGCGGTGGTGCTCAAGGACGGCGCCGTCGCGGCCGAGCGCCCCGGATACGAGGAGAAGAGCGAGGTGGGGCTGTGA
- a CDS encoding PHP domain-containing protein translates to MTDPAAPCDLHLHSFHSDGILSPAELVRRARGAGLAAIAIADHDTIAGQAEAIEAGGREGVDIVTAVEFSLIEAERDIHLLGYCVDPADGPLSTALAELAAARIERARVIVEKIREAGVDISFDDVRALAGRGSIGRPHVARALLRAGAISSFYEAFARYIGPDGPAYVPKRVLALETVVELVHGAGGVAVWAHPGRMVNDEPLLGRLLAAGVRGLEATHPNHNNTTVALIVAATERFGLVATGGSDFHFDEAMKADIGESTVPYRIVEELRRLAGGR, encoded by the coding sequence ATGACCGATCCCGCCGCTCCCTGCGACCTGCACCTGCACTCCTTCCATTCCGACGGCATCCTGTCACCGGCCGAGCTCGTCCGGCGGGCCCGCGGCGCGGGGCTGGCCGCCATCGCCATCGCCGACCACGACACCATCGCCGGGCAGGCGGAGGCGATCGAGGCGGGGGGGAGAGAGGGCGTGGATATCGTCACCGCCGTCGAGTTCAGCCTCATCGAGGCGGAACGCGACATCCACCTGCTCGGCTACTGCGTCGATCCGGCCGACGGGCCTCTCTCGACGGCCCTCGCGGAGCTTGCGGCGGCGCGGATCGAGCGGGCCCGCGTGATCGTGGAAAAGATCAGGGAGGCCGGCGTGGACATCTCCTTCGACGACGTACGGGCCCTCGCCGGGCGTGGATCGATCGGGCGGCCCCACGTCGCGCGCGCGCTGCTCCGTGCGGGGGCGATCTCCTCGTTCTACGAGGCATTCGCCCGGTACATCGGGCCGGACGGTCCGGCGTATGTTCCCAAGCGGGTCCTCGCCCTCGAGACCGTGGTCGAGCTCGTCCACGGGGCCGGCGGAGTGGCCGTCTGGGCACACCCGGGCCGGATGGTGAACGACGAGCCGCTCCTCGGGCGGTTGCTCGCCGCGGGTGTCCGCGGGCTCGAGGCGACACATCCCAACCACAACAACACGACCGTCGCGCTCATCGTTGCGGCGACCGAACGTTTCGGCCTCGTCGCGACCGGCGGCAGCGATTTCCATTTCGACGAGGCGATGAAGGCCGATATCGGCGAGTCGACCGTGCCCTACCGGATCGTCGAGGAGCTCAGGCGCCTCGCCGGGGGAAGGTGA
- a CDS encoding type II secretion system F family protein, which yields MATTYIWKGRTPTGEVLSGEYLAENKQELINYLRKRKIIITHIRHKPKDINVSFGLKNRITTKDLGIFTRQFATMINAGLPMVQCLDILSAQLEKPSFKKIVTEVMSDVESGATLAEALKKHECFSDLFVNMIDAGEAGGILDVILNRLAVYLEKADALKAKIKSAMTYPTIVFCVAIGATIFMLMVIIPTFAQMFTDFGGSLPLPTRIVMMLSDFLRANWYLLLAIGVGSFIFIKRFYKTDAGRLRIDKLLLRIPILGQVIRKGAVARFTRTLGTLIASGVPILNGLEITARTSGNKVIENAVVETRQSISEGNTIADPLKKCGVFPPMVVQMIGVGEQTGALDEMLEKVADFYDTEVDNAVDALTAAIEPIMIVFMGAIVGGMLIAMYLPMFKLVTVVAG from the coding sequence ATGGCCACGACATACATCTGGAAAGGCAGGACTCCGACGGGCGAGGTCCTCTCGGGGGAATACCTGGCCGAGAACAAGCAGGAGCTGATCAACTACCTGCGCAAGCGCAAGATCATCATCACGCACATCCGGCACAAGCCGAAGGACATCAACGTCAGCTTCGGGCTCAAGAACCGGATCACGACGAAGGACCTCGGCATCTTCACGCGGCAGTTCGCGACGATGATCAACGCCGGGTTGCCGATGGTGCAATGCCTCGACATCCTCTCCGCGCAGCTGGAGAAACCGTCCTTCAAGAAGATCGTCACGGAGGTGATGAGCGACGTCGAGTCCGGGGCGACGCTCGCGGAGGCCCTGAAGAAGCACGAATGCTTCTCCGACCTCTTCGTCAACATGATCGACGCCGGCGAGGCGGGGGGTATCCTCGACGTGATCCTCAACCGGCTCGCCGTCTACCTGGAGAAGGCCGATGCCCTCAAGGCGAAGATCAAGAGCGCGATGACCTACCCGACGATCGTCTTCTGCGTGGCGATCGGCGCGACGATCTTCATGCTGATGGTCATCATTCCGACCTTCGCCCAGATGTTCACCGACTTCGGCGGCTCGCTGCCGCTCCCGACCCGCATCGTCATGATGCTGAGCGATTTCCTCCGTGCGAACTGGTACCTGCTGCTCGCCATCGGGGTCGGCTCGTTCATTTTCATCAAGCGCTTCTACAAGACCGATGCGGGCCGGTTGCGGATCGACAAGCTGCTCCTCAGGATCCCCATCCTCGGCCAGGTCATCCGCAAGGGGGCCGTCGCCCGGTTCACCCGGACGCTCGGCACCCTCATCGCCAGCGGCGTCCCGATCCTCAACGGCCTCGAGATCACCGCCCGCACGTCGGGAAACAAGGTGATCGAGAACGCGGTCGTCGAGACGCGGCAGAGCATCAGCGAGGGAAACACGATCGCCGACCCGTTGAAGAAGTGCGGCGTGTTCCCGCCGATGGTCGTCCAGATGATCGGCGTCGGCGAACAGACCGGCGCCCTCGACGAGATGCTCGAGAAGGTCGCCGACTTCTACGACACGGAGGTCGACAACGCCGTCGACGCGCTCACCGCGGCGATCGAGCCGATCATGATCGTATTCATGGGCGCCATCGTCGGCGGCATGCTGATCGCGATGTACCTGCCGATGTTCAAGCTCGTGACAGTCGTTGCCGGGTAA
- the pilB gene encoding type IV-A pilus assembly ATPase PilB has product MKETIANQLLDSSLISKDQLELAVSEQGRSGGSLGYNLVKTGAISEQAFSEFLSQLYQVPAVDLDDLQPADHSVELIPSEVATKFQVVPVSREGRILTVAMANPDNIFAIDDIKFITGLEVRPVVATETAIKRAIDRFYDSADSLAEVMRDMEEDFEIVEDVDDDLGLAEAQNEDAPVVKLVNTLISDAVNKGASDIHIEPFEKQLRVRFRIDGMLHEMMSPPIKMKGAMISRLKIMAELDIAEKRVPQDGRIKIRIGSKQIDLRVSTLPTIFGEKVVMRILDKSNLEIDLTKLGFQPEALDVLNKAIESPYGMVLVTGPTGSGKTTTLYSALAKINLPESNIMTAEDPVEYNIDGINQVNVHEEIGLTFASALKAFLRQDPNIVMVGEIRDLETASIAVKAALTGHLVLSTLHTNDAPSTINRMIDMGIEPFLVASSTNLIQAQRLIRRLCPQCKKEKEIHPEAMRELGIANAQPFTIYEPIGCPKCSGTGYKGRTGLYEVMPISEEVRQMILDRASTTEIKQQAVKEGMLTLRADGILKLKEGITSLEEVLRETTDH; this is encoded by the coding sequence TTGAAGGAAACGATAGCCAACCAGCTGCTGGATTCCAGCCTGATAAGCAAGGACCAGCTCGAGCTGGCGGTCTCGGAGCAGGGACGCTCCGGGGGAAGCCTCGGATACAACCTCGTAAAGACGGGGGCCATCTCCGAACAGGCGTTCTCGGAGTTCCTCTCCCAGCTCTACCAGGTGCCCGCCGTCGATCTCGACGACCTGCAGCCCGCCGACCATTCCGTCGAGTTGATCCCGTCCGAGGTCGCCACGAAATTCCAGGTCGTTCCCGTCAGCCGCGAGGGCAGGATCCTCACCGTGGCGATGGCGAACCCGGACAACATCTTCGCGATCGACGACATCAAGTTCATCACGGGGCTCGAGGTCCGCCCGGTCGTCGCCACCGAGACGGCGATCAAGCGCGCCATCGACCGCTTCTACGACTCGGCCGATTCGCTGGCCGAGGTGATGCGGGACATGGAGGAGGATTTCGAGATCGTCGAGGACGTCGACGACGATCTCGGGCTCGCCGAAGCGCAGAACGAGGACGCCCCCGTCGTCAAGCTCGTCAATACCCTCATCTCCGACGCGGTCAACAAAGGGGCGAGCGATATCCATATCGAGCCGTTCGAGAAGCAGCTCCGCGTTCGCTTCCGCATCGACGGCATGCTCCACGAGATGATGTCCCCGCCGATCAAGATGAAGGGGGCGATGATCTCGCGCCTGAAGATCATGGCCGAGCTGGACATCGCCGAGAAGCGGGTCCCCCAGGACGGCCGTATCAAGATCCGGATCGGCTCGAAGCAGATCGACCTCCGCGTGAGCACGCTGCCGACGATCTTCGGCGAGAAGGTCGTGATGCGTATTCTCGACAAGAGCAACCTCGAGATCGATCTCACCAAGCTCGGGTTCCAGCCCGAGGCGCTGGATGTCCTCAACAAGGCGATCGAATCCCCCTACGGGATGGTGCTCGTAACAGGCCCGACGGGCAGCGGCAAGACGACGACGCTCTACTCGGCGCTCGCCAAGATCAATCTGCCCGAATCGAACATCATGACCGCCGAGGACCCGGTCGAGTACAACATCGACGGGATCAACCAGGTCAACGTGCACGAGGAGATCGGCCTCACCTTCGCTTCGGCCCTCAAGGCCTTCCTCCGGCAGGACCCCAATATCGTCATGGTCGGCGAGATCCGCGATCTCGAGACGGCGTCGATCGCCGTCAAGGCGGCGCTCACCGGCCACCTCGTGCTGAGCACCCTTCACACGAATGACGCGCCGAGCACGATCAACCGGATGATCGACATGGGGATCGAACCCTTCCTCGTCGCGTCGTCGACGAATCTCATCCAGGCGCAGCGGCTCATCCGGCGCCTCTGCCCCCAGTGCAAGAAGGAGAAGGAGATCCATCCGGAGGCCATGCGCGAGCTCGGGATCGCCAACGCGCAGCCCTTCACGATATACGAGCCCATCGGGTGCCCGAAGTGTTCCGGCACGGGATACAAGGGACGTACCGGGCTCTACGAGGTCATGCCGATCAGCGAGGAGGTCAGGCAGATGATCCTCGATCGCGCATCGACCACGGAGATCAAGCAGCAGGCGGTCAAGGAGGGGATGCTGACGCTCCGGGCGGACGGGATCCTCAAACTGAAAGAAGGGATCACCTCGCTCGAGGAGGTCCTTCGTGAGACGACCGATCACTGA
- a CDS encoding tetratricopeptide repeat protein, which produces MSKASQLRQKAQDHLKKGRLEKAIEEYTRLVQLESRNPNVYNELGDIYLKAGDRIQAVSSFEKASSHYEKVALYNNAIAVCKKILRVVPNRLDTIFKLGELKAKQKFTGEAVNFFLQYMNGVLNEPQPAQPGLQERIDLMLELAGDNEDLTATAAELLGQGGRNREAAELLAGLVSRIRAGGDRDRATIYLERLAMLKNTLGQEDRAHVESLIASEADQRPPAGEKPIAGDGVPVHGEPGAVKLPDDATVAAETDAGKVPEASSPVPEPGVTEIPDAASPFDEPAAQAAPAGETAPGEPAATGGETATCEPVAPAGDALSNDPASPAGNAAPAGETAPGESRTGEIPVAAAEPEAAAPNGKVYDIAVDPPERAASLDDIFDEADDAPARPTGTESLAEEITSDVEEDDFRSHYDLGMAYLEMALYNEAIKEYQIASRSEHLQASCFEMIGHCFILLDNPRLAVKQLERGLAEAIRCGGDTLGIHYNLGLAREMLGELERAREHFEEVYIVDVTFRDVAEKMKKLSTIS; this is translated from the coding sequence GTGAGCAAGGCGAGCCAGCTCAGGCAGAAGGCGCAGGATCACCTCAAGAAGGGACGCCTCGAGAAGGCGATCGAGGAGTATACCCGTCTCGTCCAGCTCGAGTCCCGCAATCCGAACGTCTACAACGAGCTCGGCGACATCTACCTCAAGGCGGGCGACCGCATCCAGGCGGTCTCGAGTTTCGAGAAGGCGAGTTCCCACTACGAGAAGGTCGCCCTGTACAACAACGCGATCGCCGTCTGCAAGAAGATCCTGCGCGTCGTGCCGAACCGGCTCGACACGATCTTCAAGCTCGGCGAACTGAAGGCGAAACAGAAATTCACCGGCGAGGCGGTGAACTTCTTCCTCCAGTACATGAACGGTGTCCTGAACGAGCCGCAGCCGGCCCAGCCGGGGCTCCAGGAGCGCATCGATCTGATGCTCGAGCTCGCCGGCGACAACGAGGATCTCACCGCGACGGCCGCCGAACTGCTCGGCCAGGGCGGCCGGAACCGGGAGGCGGCCGAACTGCTCGCCGGTCTCGTCTCGCGGATCCGGGCCGGCGGGGATCGCGACCGCGCGACGATCTACCTCGAACGCCTCGCGATGCTCAAGAACACGCTCGGCCAGGAGGATCGCGCCCACGTCGAATCCCTCATCGCGTCGGAGGCCGACCAGCGGCCGCCGGCCGGAGAAAAGCCGATTGCTGGCGACGGCGTCCCCGTCCACGGGGAACCCGGCGCCGTGAAGTTGCCCGACGACGCCACGGTCGCCGCGGAAACCGACGCCGGCAAGGTTCCGGAGGCATCATCGCCCGTGCCGGAACCCGGCGTGACCGAGATCCCCGACGCGGCCTCGCCCTTCGACGAACCGGCCGCGCAGGCCGCGCCCGCGGGGGAGACGGCGCCCGGCGAGCCGGCGGCGACCGGCGGAGAGACCGCGACCTGCGAGCCGGTTGCGCCCGCCGGGGATGCTCTGTCAAACGATCCGGCCAGCCCGGCGGGGAATGCCGCGCCCGCGGGGGAGACGGCGCCAGGCGAATCGCGCACCGGGGAGATCCCCGTTGCCGCGGCGGAGCCCGAGGCGGCGGCGCCGAACGGGAAGGTCTACGACATCGCCGTCGATCCGCCGGAACGGGCCGCCTCGCTCGACGACATCTTCGACGAGGCCGACGACGCGCCGGCCCGGCCGACCGGCACGGAAAGCCTCGCCGAGGAGATCACCAGCGACGTCGAGGAGGACGATTTCAGGAGCCATTACGATCTCGGCATGGCCTATCTCGAGATGGCCCTCTACAACGAGGCGATCAAGGAGTACCAGATCGCGTCGCGGTCGGAGCATCTCCAGGCGAGCTGTTTCGAGATGATCGGGCACTGTTTCATCCTGCTCGACAATCCGCGGCTCGCCGTCAAGCAGCTCGAACGCGGGCTCGCCGAGGCGATCAGGTGCGGCGGAGACACGCTCGGCATCCACTACAATCTCGGTCTCGCCCGGGAGATGCTTGGTGAGCTCGAGCGGGCCCGCGAGCACTTCGAAGAGGTCTATATCGTCGACGTCACGTTCCGCGACGTCGCGGAGAAGATGAAGAAGCTCAGCACAATATCCTGA
- a CDS encoding TonB-dependent receptor plug domain-containing protein, whose translation MTISRHIAAFLAAASFLVPVAAHGASPADSLFFPGEVDTLTHADLRTVNVNTLNDILALAPGVSWWLGGSPASATGFSIDGRPTGAALFVDGAPFVDPWDGEALSRFIPFSRIERVEIVHSSSPLATGRCGAGGAVDVILERGGRQGPFARADFTYGKSDRRARRVWFSTPRGPLSLVVAYDEYLQDAFVADPERPSFKIGEYDGRSTLLGLRIETEAGDVVDASLHRYEEAHVTVDYAPSPADVDETRRDGFDTRLSWSRGTVAARVRQRSVERIWPTGRVSSMLVAGEASWDNQVGGCAARFFARVEDADADVTIGGVTAAPAWRVFEGGVTGGSAIAGGLRWRGGVHGGVHDEAGAYLGGEAGIAREAGGWTQSVLVARRLRVPDASELFAPAADPSGKTPLGSTALEPAVVDEIAAGAGQSGRLFAEVFARRSSDLPVAGGVLPGVFSATGRGETIGARCRARGAGSVPGFAAAWALSGSYLFEKNGHVDGVPVYGARLSTSLSRAVFKETETIRLGAGVTAWGERSWGEETLDGFVSVDLSGSLTILGAIVRVELRNALDTDAETVPGYLMPPRYWSIGLLWDFFD comes from the coding sequence ATGACCATCTCCCGACACATCGCGGCCTTTCTCGCGGCCGCTTCCTTCCTCGTTCCGGTCGCCGCACACGGCGCGTCGCCCGCCGATTCGCTTTTCTTCCCCGGCGAGGTCGATACCCTCACGCACGCCGATCTCCGCACGGTGAACGTCAACACGCTGAACGATATCCTCGCGCTCGCCCCCGGCGTGTCCTGGTGGCTCGGCGGCTCGCCCGCCTCCGCCACCGGATTCTCGATCGACGGCAGGCCGACGGGCGCGGCCCTTTTCGTCGACGGCGCGCCCTTCGTCGATCCCTGGGACGGCGAGGCGCTCTCGCGGTTCATTCCCTTCTCGCGGATCGAGCGGGTCGAGATCGTCCATTCGTCGTCGCCGCTGGCCACCGGGAGATGCGGCGCCGGGGGGGCCGTCGACGTCATCCTCGAGAGGGGGGGGCGGCAGGGGCCGTTCGCCAGGGCCGATTTCACCTACGGCAAGAGCGATCGCCGCGCGAGGCGCGTCTGGTTCTCCACGCCCCGGGGGCCGCTCTCGCTCGTCGTCGCGTACGACGAGTACCTGCAGGACGCCTTCGTCGCCGATCCCGAACGGCCGTCTTTCAAGATCGGCGAGTACGACGGCCGTTCGACGCTCCTCGGTCTCCGGATCGAGACGGAGGCCGGGGACGTCGTCGACGCCTCGCTGCACCGGTACGAGGAAGCGCACGTCACCGTCGACTACGCGCCGTCACCCGCCGACGTCGACGAGACGAGGCGGGACGGTTTCGACACGCGCCTCTCCTGGAGCCGCGGCACGGTCGCAGCGCGGGTGCGCCAGCGGAGCGTCGAGCGGATCTGGCCGACCGGGCGGGTCTCCTCGATGCTCGTCGCCGGCGAGGCCTCCTGGGACAATCAGGTCGGCGGATGCGCGGCGCGTTTCTTCGCCCGGGTCGAGGACGCCGACGCCGACGTGACGATCGGCGGCGTGACGGCGGCACCGGCGTGGCGCGTCTTCGAGGGCGGGGTCACCGGCGGATCGGCGATCGCCGGGGGGCTCCGCTGGCGTGGCGGCGTCCATGGCGGCGTTCACGACGAGGCCGGGGCATACCTCGGCGGGGAAGCGGGGATCGCGCGGGAGGCGGGAGGATGGACGCAGAGCGTCCTGGTTGCGCGTCGTCTCCGCGTGCCCGACGCGTCCGAGCTCTTCGCGCCGGCGGCGGATCCGTCCGGGAAAACGCCGCTCGGATCGACCGCGCTCGAACCGGCCGTCGTCGACGAGATCGCGGCGGGCGCGGGGCAATCGGGACGATTATTCGCGGAGGTCTTCGCGCGGCGGTCGAGCGACCTCCCCGTCGCCGGCGGCGTCCTGCCGGGCGTCTTCTCGGCGACGGGACGCGGCGAGACAATCGGCGCCCGGTGTCGCGCGCGGGGCGCGGGAAGCGTGCCGGGTTTCGCGGCGGCGTGGGCGCTGTCCGGGTCGTACCTCTTCGAGAAGAACGGGCATGTCGACGGCGTGCCCGTCTACGGGGCCCGCCTTTCAACGAGCCTGTCCCGCGCGGTGTTCAAGGAAACCGAGACAATCCGTCTCGGCGCCGGCGTCACGGCCTGGGGCGAGCGTTCGTGGGGAGAAGAGACACTCGACGGGTTCGTCTCGGTCGATCTCTCCGGCTCGCTCACGATCCTCGGCGCGATCGTCCGCGTCGAGTTGCGCAACGCGCTCGACACTGATGCCGAGACCGTACCCGGCTACCTGATGCCGCCCCGCTACTGGTCGATCGGGCTTCTCTGGGATTTCTTCGACTGA